In the Quercus lobata isolate SW786 chromosome 5, ValleyOak3.0 Primary Assembly, whole genome shotgun sequence genome, one interval contains:
- the LOC115988893 gene encoding disease resistance protein SUMM2-like gives MEILGSFLELGKIILAPIIEYYNHYRGADEHLKNLKRKRDDLECKKSDIELEMRAELVPGKKPKREVKSWLQKVETINEEIQKIEQEAIRGKYLSRMHFGRVACEKILEVTELIDQSCGFGDCLVIGPPVRNGDELPTRALVGESTAKRTLEKIWEHLLDEDFRIIGVYGMGGIGKTTVMKEINNRLLKERYEFNSVIWVTVSKAFNVIKLQNDIACHLNLENELSKFKDETTRAGKLYAELKKRKRYVLILDDMWKAFPLEIVGIPEPTSANGCKLVLTTRDVNVCNGMNCVNIKMELLSIKESRDLFLKTVGCDVSNIPKDVVEGVVKECAHLPLAIITVAGSLKNVVDISEWRNTLNELKTPVKGLEHVDVVFQKLQLSYKRLNNKKLQRCLLFCALYPEDYEIYRDNLIVHLIDEGVIKSMSKRQAMLDKGHTMLNKLENA, from the coding sequence ATGGAGATATTAGGCTCATTTCTTGAGCTTGGGAAAATAATATTGGCTCCGATTATTGAATATTATAATCATTACAGAGGTGCTGATGAACATTTGAAAAATCTAAAGAGAAAACGAGATGATTTAGAATGCAAAAAGTCAGACATAGAATTAGAAATGAGGGCAGAACTTGTTCCAGGAAAGAAACCAAAAAGAGAAGTTAAATCTTGGCTCCAAAAGGTAGAAACGATTAATGAGGAGATACAAAAGATTGAGCAAGAGGCTATCAGAGGGAAGTATCTCTCACGTATGCACTTTGGAAGAGTTGCTTGCGAGAAGATACTAGAGGTGACAGAATTAATTGATCAAAGTTGTGGTTTCGGTGATTGTTTGGTAATTGGTCCACCTGTAAGGAATGGAGATGAATTGCCAACAAGAGCATTAGTGGGAGAGAGTACAGCCAAAAGAACATTGGAAAAGATTTGGGAACACTTGTTAGATGAAGATTTTAGAATAATTGGTGTTTATGGTATGGGAGGAATTGGTAAAACAACTGTGATGAAAGAAATCAATAATCGCCTATTAAAAGAGAGATACGAGTTCAATTCTGTAATTTGGGTTACCGTATCAAAGGCATTCAATGTTATCAAACTACAAAATGACATTGCATGCCATTTGAATCTAGAGAATGAACTCTCAAAGTTCAAGGATGAAACAACGAGGGCAGGGAAGTTGTATGCAGAattgaaaaaaaggaagaggtaTGTGCTAATCCTAGATGATATGTGGAAAGCATTTCCTTTGGAAATTGTAGGGATCCCAGAGCCTACTTCGGCAAATGGTTGCAAATTGGTATTGACGACTCGAGATGTTAATGTTTGTAATGGAATGAattgtgtaaatattaaaatggAGCTTCTTTCAATAAAAGAGTCACGggatttgtttttaaaaacagTGGGCTGTGATGTTTCGAATATTCCAAAAGATGTTGTGGAAGGAGTTGTCAAAGAATGTGCCCATTTGCCTCTTGCAATCATCACTGTAGCAGGAAGTTTGAAAAATGTAGTCGATATTTCAGAGTGGAGGAACACATTGAATGAGTTGAAGACACCGGTGAAGGGTCTCGAACATGTAGATGTAGTATTTCAGAAGCTTCAACTTAGTTATAAACGCTTAAACAATAAGAAACTCCAACGTTGTCTCTTGTTTTGTGCACTATACCCTGAAGACTACGAGATTTATAGAGACAATTTGATAGTGCATTTGATTGATGAGGGAGTAATAAAAAGCATGAGTAAAAGGCAAGCAATGCTGGATAAGGGCCATACTAtgttgaataaacttgaaaatgcC
- the LOC115989020 gene encoding uncharacterized protein LOC115989020, translated as MRARLVVFPIKGKNWCFARSINDSLVSTTFGSGPSQTPSTLRELWRSISSNSKPFNANAELLIDFVSLKMNNAWIGLEKAPQGTLKNKIHLLGLRLLSRVKPSEIFLKSISKEITDVQITYPSSLNARLVRRRLRHIATRGNIIHKKYFYGSVALLPLSTVFTVLPLPNIPFFWILFRTYSHWRALQGSEKLLQLVSDSSSTGNENETKHDGSKYGIHNSVVSPWVLQPSKELEELLHRVDGHDGLSKCAISDICKIFDLNTNDVLKYRDSM; from the exons ATGAGAGCGAGATTGGTAGTGTTCCCGATTAAAGGGAAGAATTGGTGCTTCGCTCGATCAATCAACGACTCGCTTGTTTCTACTACTTTCGGCTCAGGTCCTTCTCAAACACCTTCTACACTAAGAGAACTTTGGCGCAGCATCTCCTCCAATTCCAAACCCTTTAACGCCAATGCGGAACTCCTCATCGACTTCGTCTCTCTCAAG ATGAATAACGCTTGGATTGGTCTAGAAAAAGCTCCTCAAGGAACTCTCAAGAACAAGATTCATTT gTTGGGACTGCGGCTTTTGTCACGGGTTAAGCCCTCTGAGATATTCTTGAAGTCTATATCTAAGGAGATTACAGATGTTCAAATTACCTACCCGTCAAG TTTAAATGCACGACTTGTGCGTAGAAGGTTACGGCATATTGCCACGAG GGGAAATATCATCCACAAGAAGTACTTCTATGGTTCAGTTGCATTGCTTCCCTTGTCAACTGTATTTACT GTTTTACCTTTGCCTAATATCCCATTCTTCTGGATTTTATTCCGGACTTACTCTCACTGGAGGGCTCTCCAG GGAAGTGAGAAGCTCCTTCAGCTTGTCTCAGATAGCTCTTCTACGGGGAATGAGAATGAAACCAAGCATGATGGCTCTAAATATGGTATCCATAATTCAGTCGTTTCTCCATGG GTTTTGCAACCATCAAAGGAACTTGAGGAActtcttcatcgtgtggatgggCATGACGGTCTTAGTAAATGTGCCATTTCAGATATTTGCAAGATATTTGATTTGAACACCAATGATGTTCTAAAGTACAGGGATTCAATGTAG
- the LOC115989018 gene encoding probable disease resistance protein At4g27220: MVSEDVPDEEEWGKDVEKVSLLSNRESEFPYISPKCPKLSTLLLQGYATIPDSFFVHLHGLKVLHVFGGRIKSLPNSISDLENLTSLRVYRCFDLKRVPSLAKLTALRSLDLLESATKEIPHGLEKLTNLRYLSLRAYNQEMPPGILPKLSQLQVLKLNCGSNSLTVNGEEIVRLKKLDLFKGKFCGLNDFNTYLESLEGGPSHYVYCARKTKPASELGETVKLLPKDVQALAIFGGQNLRFFYKCMKSVCIRECEEIEDVFSYSFTFPLQSLEIVQLVKLDKLLVLFREEKVTAAPMVPPGTFSRLKEFTICERPNIRQLFALGVLLNLANLEQIAVFRCLQLEEIIARPEASDEVDEEEAKEIVEIFPRLRRLTLVISPELNTICSSSNVILCDSLDSIEIEECPKLKRLPLSLRRINGQLSSPPSSLQIKIEKERWELLEWDNHDMKMVLEPCCEFLF, encoded by the coding sequence ATGGTATCAGAAGATGTTCCTGATGAAGAAGAATGGGGAAAGGATGTTGAAAAGGTTTCTTTGTTAAGCAACCGTGAATCAGAGTTTCCTTATATATCACCAAAGTGTCCTAAGCTTTCGACCTTGCTTCTACAAGGATATGCAACCATCCCAGATTCATTTTTTGTGCATTTGCATGGACTCAAAGTTCTTCATGTATTTGGTGGTAGGATTAAATCTTTGCCGAATTCGATCTCTGACTTGGAGAATCTTACTTCATTAAGAGTTTACCGTTGTTTTGATTTAAAGCGTGTGCCTTCATTAGCAAAGCTTACAGCATTAAGGAGCTTGGATCTTTTGGAATCTGCAACGAAAGAAATACCTCATGGTTTGGAAAAGTTGACCAATTTGAGATACCTCAGTCTTCGTGCATACAATCAAGAGATGCCACCTGGGATTTTACCCAAACTCTCTCAACTCCAGGTTCTCAAACTTAATTGTGGGTCAAATTCTTTAACGGTGAATGGAGAGGAGATAGTAAGGTTGAAGAAATTAGATTTGTTTAAAGGCAAATTTTGTGGCTTGAATGACTTCAATACATATCTTGAATCCTTAGAGGGAGGACCTAGCCATTACGTGTATTGCGCGAGAAAAACAAAGCCAGCTAGCGAGTTGGGTGAAACTGTAAAACTGCTCCCAAAGGACGTTCAGGCCCTAGCAATTTTCGGAGGTCagaatttaagatttttttacaaatgcATGAAGTCCGTTTGTATCAGGGAGTGTGAAGAAATAGAAGAcgttttttcttattctttcacCTTTCCTCTTCAAAGCCTTGAGATTGTACAACTCGTAAAACTGGATAAGTTACTGGTACTATTTAGGGAAGAGAAAGTCACAGCAGCACCAATGGTCCCACCTGGCACCTTTTCCCGTCTCAAAGAATTTACAATATGTGAGCGTCCGAATATAAGGCAGCTCTTTGCGCTTGGGGTGCTCCTAAACCTGGCCAACCTGGAACAGATTGCTGTCTTTCGGTGTCTGCAATTAGAGGAAATAATAGCTAGGCCTGAAGCATCTGATGAAGTTgacgaagaagaagcaaaagaaattgTAGAAATATTCCCCCGATTGAGGAGATTGACATTAGTGATTTCACCGGAGCTGAATACCATATGCAGTAGCAGTAATGTAATACTTTGTGATTCTCTTGATTCTATTGAGATAGAAGAGTGCCCGAAGCTTAAGAGACTACCTCTTTCTCTACGCCGTATCAATGGACAACTATCTTCTCCGCCTTCTTCATTACAAatcaaaatagagaaagaaaggtGGGAATTGCTGGAATGGGACAATCATGATATGAAGATGGTCCTTGAACCTTGTTGTGAGTTCTTATTTTAA